Proteins from a single region of Halobaculum sp. CBA1158:
- a CDS encoding metal-dependent hydrolase: MGRANRDRERRLTVWPWDHVAVAYLCWSLYVRVRGRGPQSTAVAVAVVAAALAPDLIDKPLAWVLGVLPSGRSLGHSLFTALAAAGLAAGVGRLRGISGLGTAVAIGWVSHLLGDVAYPLVVSGDLAVGFMLWPLVPAASSSPPTDAIGHVSELFAAFLGYVATPAGAAYLLADAALIAAAIGLWVADGAPGTELPRRLLGRE, encoded by the coding sequence GTGGGTCGAGCGAACCGCGACCGCGAGCGTCGGCTGACCGTGTGGCCCTGGGACCACGTCGCCGTGGCGTACCTCTGTTGGTCGCTCTACGTGCGAGTCCGTGGTCGCGGACCGCAGTCGACCGCGGTGGCCGTCGCCGTCGTCGCCGCGGCGCTGGCACCGGATCTGATCGACAAGCCGCTGGCGTGGGTGCTCGGCGTGCTCCCGTCCGGCCGGTCGCTCGGGCACTCGCTGTTCACAGCGCTCGCGGCGGCCGGACTCGCGGCCGGAGTCGGACGCCTGAGAGGGATCTCCGGCCTCGGGACGGCGGTCGCGATCGGCTGGGTCTCGCACCTCCTCGGCGACGTGGCATACCCGCTGGTCGTCTCCGGCGACCTGGCCGTCGGGTTCATGCTGTGGCCGCTCGTTCCCGCCGCGTCGTCGTCGCCGCCGACCGACGCGATCGGCCACGTCTCGGAGCTGTTCGCGGCGTTCCTCGGATACGTCGCCACGCCGGCGGGCGCGGCGTACCTCCTCGCCGACGCCGCGCTGATCGCGGCGGCTATCGGCCTGTGGGTCGCCGACGGCGCGCCCGGGACGGAACTCCCGCGGCGACTCCTCGGTCGCGAGTGA
- a CDS encoding type IV pilin N-terminal domain-containing protein translates to MNFKELIGDDRAVSPVIGVILMVAITVILAAVIGSFVLGLGNSVQQTTPNANFNFDYEQGSGSDYNVTATHQGGTTLDSDNSGSVSLNATTGGSTAFSLPVTAGSSATINGTGGAGAVPPSTTVRVLWTSPNGETSQALATGETPS, encoded by the coding sequence ATGAATTTCAAAGAACTCATCGGCGACGACCGTGCCGTCTCGCCGGTCATTGGGGTCATTTTGATGGTCGCAATCACCGTGATCCTCGCGGCCGTCATCGGCTCGTTCGTGCTCGGCCTGGGCAACAGCGTCCAGCAGACCACGCCAAACGCGAACTTCAATTTCGACTACGAGCAGGGCTCGGGGTCGGACTACAACGTCACGGCGACGCACCAGGGCGGGACGACGCTGGACTCCGATAACTCGGGAAGCGTCTCGTTGAACGCCACCACCGGCGGCAGTACGGCGTTCTCCCTGCCGGTGACTGCCGGAAGCTCCGCGACGATCAACGGGACTGGCGGTGCCGGTGCAGTACCGCCGAGTACGACCGTGCGCGTCCTCTGGACCTCGCCCAACGGCGAGACCTCACAGGCGCTGGCGACCGGCGAAACGCCCTCGTAA
- a CDS encoding Gfo/Idh/MocA family oxidoreductase gives MTLRTAVVGGGTVSDVHLSGLERNPRTELVAVCDLDEEVARERAEAYGITAYTDLDDLIAAESLDWAHVCTPVQSHLPVAKTLVDAGVPVQIEKPITETYEEFEELAAYATDRDVVVSEKHNHNFDPVVRRVRRAMEAGECGEVRGVEVIYSGCSRPDDPNRGPWNFELSGGEFEEGLPHPIYITLRAGGYPRSAADVSATTALRGRYDRDFDYDGATLQYVTDDDVLCTTTMLGGTRAVRQLIVHGSEKSLTADLISQTLVEHDRDYKGSAAGKVSNNLDNALDRLRDTVANARALLRRNRSDDWDTARLLNAHYYQNDAESRALAAGDEAAMPVPLSESRWMIRLMSEVREAARERRDPGDDGVSEATDSAVATEAE, from the coding sequence ATGACCCTTCGAACAGCCGTCGTCGGCGGCGGAACCGTCTCTGACGTGCACCTGTCGGGACTGGAGCGGAACCCTCGAACCGAGTTGGTCGCGGTCTGCGACCTCGACGAGGAGGTGGCGCGCGAGCGCGCCGAGGCGTACGGGATCACGGCGTACACCGATCTGGACGACCTGATCGCCGCCGAGTCGCTCGACTGGGCGCACGTGTGCACCCCGGTCCAGTCGCACCTGCCGGTGGCGAAGACGCTCGTCGACGCCGGCGTCCCCGTGCAGATAGAGAAACCGATCACCGAGACGTACGAGGAGTTCGAGGAGCTGGCGGCGTACGCCACCGACCGCGACGTCGTCGTCTCCGAGAAACACAACCACAACTTCGACCCCGTGGTCCGCCGAGTCCGCCGGGCGATGGAGGCGGGCGAGTGCGGCGAGGTCCGGGGCGTCGAGGTGATATACTCGGGGTGTAGCCGTCCGGACGACCCGAACCGCGGTCCGTGGAACTTCGAACTCTCGGGCGGCGAGTTCGAGGAGGGGCTCCCTCATCCGATCTACATCACGCTGCGCGCCGGCGGCTATCCGCGGTCGGCCGCGGACGTCTCGGCGACGACGGCGCTGCGGGGCCGCTACGACCGGGACTTCGACTACGACGGGGCGACCCTCCAGTACGTCACCGACGACGACGTGCTGTGCACGACGACGATGCTCGGCGGCACTCGCGCCGTCCGTCAACTGATCGTCCACGGGTCGGAGAAGTCGCTGACGGCGGACCTGATCTCACAGACGCTCGTCGAACACGACCGCGACTACAAGGGCTCGGCCGCGGGGAAGGTGTCGAACAACCTCGACAACGCGCTGGACCGCCTCCGCGACACGGTCGCGAACGCTCGCGCGCTCCTCCGTCGGAACCGCTCGGACGACTGGGACACCGCGCGCCTGCTCAACGCCCACTACTACCAGAACGACGCCGAGTCGCGCGCGCTGGCGGCCGGCGACGAGGCGGCGATGCCCGTCCCGCTGTCGGAGTCGCGCTGGATGATCCGGCTGATGTCGGAGGTCCGCGAGGCGGCCCGAGAGCGCCGCGACCCCGGCGACGACGGCGTCAGCGAGGCGACCGATTCCGCCGTTGCGACGGAGGCAGAGTAG
- a CDS encoding alkaline phosphatase family protein yields the protein MKPDGEAAFVLGFDGVPWDLLADWVEQGELPAFARLFEEGASGPLHSTTPASTPLAWPSIATGRRPDGHGVYWFRQLQSDYSHRVATSDDVTGPRLWDLLAPATVANVPMTYPARPIDGHLVTGMMTPGSGDGFTHPPTLAETLADEVPEYRIGLDWQRFDGDEGAFVEEIGSVVDSRERLLEYLLGETTFRLGFVVFTAPDRLQHLVWDESVLLDHYRRLDEVLARVHEHVEERDGTLLVVSDHGFGPIERVVSPNRVLERAGLLARRGNDAGVRGVLGRLGVDKTAVRGWLDRLGIDDEDVVERLPQGLVDMVAMQVPGDNAVYDIDYPESDAFVRGDGCLYVNRTDRFDHGTVEPTAVPELKRQIADLFEGVTDPETGEDVLVVHDGDDCFPDDPESPDLVVEGIEGYEVHTPLTDGAVFDARETAASHRPEGILLATGPDIDPGARLDDASVVDVFPTVLHALGESIPPGVDGDVLRSAFADGSDPAERDLRVADEMIGDDATTRADETGDNADEGGADDTDEGGTDEAVEARLRGLGYID from the coding sequence ATGAAACCCGACGGGGAGGCCGCGTTCGTGCTGGGGTTCGACGGCGTTCCGTGGGACCTGCTCGCCGACTGGGTCGAACAGGGGGAACTTCCGGCGTTCGCGCGACTGTTCGAGGAGGGAGCCTCGGGACCGCTTCACAGCACCACGCCGGCGTCGACGCCGCTGGCGTGGCCGTCGATCGCGACCGGACGCAGGCCCGACGGCCACGGTGTCTACTGGTTTCGGCAGTTGCAGTCGGACTACTCGCATCGGGTCGCGACCAGCGACGACGTGACCGGCCCCCGTCTGTGGGACCTCCTCGCGCCCGCGACGGTCGCGAACGTCCCGATGACGTACCCCGCGCGCCCGATCGACGGCCACCTCGTGACCGGGATGATGACCCCGGGGTCGGGCGACGGGTTCACCCACCCGCCGACGCTCGCGGAGACGCTCGCCGACGAGGTGCCGGAGTACCGGATCGGGCTCGACTGGCAGCGGTTCGACGGCGACGAGGGCGCGTTCGTCGAGGAGATCGGGTCTGTTGTCGACTCGCGCGAGCGACTCCTGGAGTACCTCCTCGGAGAGACGACGTTTCGACTGGGGTTCGTGGTGTTCACCGCGCCCGACCGACTCCAGCACCTCGTGTGGGACGAATCGGTCCTGCTGGATCACTACCGCCGCCTCGACGAGGTGCTCGCGAGGGTGCACGAGCACGTCGAGGAACGAGACGGCACGCTGCTGGTGGTCTCCGATCACGGCTTCGGGCCGATCGAGCGCGTCGTCTCGCCCAACCGCGTGCTCGAACGGGCGGGGCTGCTCGCCCGCCGCGGGAACGACGCCGGCGTCCGCGGCGTGCTCGGTCGCCTCGGCGTCGACAAGACCGCGGTCCGCGGGTGGCTCGACCGCCTCGGCATCGACGACGAGGACGTCGTCGAGCGCCTCCCCCAGGGGCTCGTCGACATGGTGGCGATGCAGGTGCCCGGAGACAACGCCGTCTACGACATCGACTACCCCGAGTCCGACGCGTTCGTCCGCGGTGACGGCTGTCTGTACGTCAATCGGACCGACCGCTTCGACCACGGTACCGTCGAGCCGACCGCCGTTCCCGAGCTGAAGCGGCAGATTGCCGATCTGTTCGAGGGAGTGACCGATCCCGAGACGGGCGAGGACGTCCTCGTCGTCCACGACGGCGACGACTGCTTCCCCGACGATCCCGAGTCGCCGGACCTCGTCGTGGAGGGGATCGAGGGCTACGAGGTGCACACGCCCCTGACCGACGGTGCCGTGTTCGACGCACGGGAGACGGCCGCGAGCCACCGCCCGGAAGGTATCCTCCTCGCGACCGGTCCCGACATCGACCCCGGCGCGCGCCTCGACGACGCGAGCGTCGTCGACGTGTTCCCCACCGTCCTGCACGCGCTCGGGGAATCGATCCCGCCGGGCGTCGACGGTGACGTGCTGCGGTCGGCGTTCGCCGACGGCTCCGACCCGGCCGAGCGGGACCTCCGCGTCGCCGACGAAATGATCGGCGATGACGCCACGACAAGAGCCGACGAGACCGGCGACAACGCGGACGAGGGCGGGGCCGACGATACGGACGAGGGCGGGACCGACGAGGCGGTCGAGGCGCGGCTTCGAGGTCTCGGCTACATCGACTGA
- a CDS encoding type IV pilin N-terminal domain-containing protein: MNVGDLLGDDRAVSPVIGVILMVAITVILAAVIGSFVLGLGNSVQQTAPNANFNFDYDSGASDVTATHTGGDTIPAEDSLELTVNGGSAQSFGSGPFEAGSQATTSYTPGNDDTVRVVWTDANGENSQVLASDTAP; encoded by the coding sequence ATGAACGTCGGCGACCTACTCGGTGACGACCGGGCAGTCAGTCCGGTCATTGGGGTCATTTTGATGGTCGCAATCACCGTGATCCTTGCGGCCGTCATCGGCTCGTTCGTGCTCGGACTGGGTAACAGCGTCCAGCAGACCGCACCGAACGCGAACTTCAACTTCGACTACGATAGTGGTGCTAGTGACGTTACCGCAACCCACACCGGTGGTGACACCATCCCAGCAGAGGACAGCTTAGAGCTGACAGTCAATGGCGGTAGTGCGCAGTCTTTCGGCTCCGGACCTTTCGAAGCGGGGTCACAAGCCACAACCTCATACACGCCTGGAAATGATGATACTGTCCGGGTTGTCTGGACAGACGCGAATGGAGAGAACTCGCAGGTACTCGCGAGTGACACCGCACCCTAG
- a CDS encoding right-handed parallel beta-helix repeat-containing protein translates to MTTKRRSETGGQARTRGTAAVAVVAAVVVVWSASAAVVAPAAAADLPGPGSVTYVSDCGELDESGMYVLDRDVENATGDCFRVTADDVTLLGTGHTVASADGNGSAVVADGVSGLHVEGLVAAGWWHGVAVGDSEDVQIRAVTVRDAGGSGIRLDAAADAVVAGGSVANASGHGIVVADGERVSIVGTAVRANDGDGVAVRDSRATSVRNATVLDNGGVGVRVGTVPDETRADAGVPSWMVSLLGDTNTGKLSGLFAPREAGGPSLVVADSRIANNRYEGVAVSDAAEVRIANNTIVGATDGIRLRNVSSSTVADNRVNGSVDDGMAFSSVTGTNVTGNVLAGNGDDGVYLVGDGNTLAGNDARDNGDDGFDLHTGVDNTLDSNRAVGNGDDGLYIRDADGNAAIANVLLDNGDDGLDVRDATANALHNNTACGNDHYDIQIRLGVTGNDVEGNDRSC, encoded by the coding sequence ATGACCACGAAGAGGCGATCCGAGACGGGCGGACAAGCACGGACCAGGGGGACCGCGGCGGTCGCCGTGGTCGCGGCCGTAGTCGTCGTTTGGAGCGCATCCGCAGCGGTCGTCGCACCGGCGGCGGCCGCCGACCTCCCCGGACCCGGGTCGGTGACGTACGTGAGCGACTGCGGCGAACTCGACGAGTCGGGGATGTACGTGCTCGATCGGGACGTCGAGAACGCGACCGGGGACTGCTTCCGGGTGACGGCGGACGACGTGACGCTGCTTGGGACGGGACACACCGTCGCCTCGGCCGACGGGAACGGCTCGGCGGTCGTGGCCGACGGCGTCTCCGGGCTCCACGTCGAGGGGCTGGTCGCAGCCGGCTGGTGGCACGGCGTCGCGGTCGGCGACAGCGAGGACGTACAGATCCGGGCGGTGACGGTCCGCGACGCCGGGGGCAGCGGGATCCGACTCGACGCCGCCGCCGACGCCGTCGTCGCCGGCGGGAGCGTCGCGAACGCCTCCGGGCACGGGATCGTCGTCGCCGACGGCGAACGCGTCTCCATCGTCGGCACGGCGGTCCGGGCGAACGACGGCGACGGCGTCGCCGTCCGCGACTCACGCGCGACGAGCGTCCGCAACGCGACCGTCCTCGACAACGGCGGCGTCGGCGTTCGCGTCGGAACGGTCCCGGACGAGACGCGCGCGGACGCCGGGGTCCCCTCCTGGATGGTCTCGCTGCTCGGCGACACCAACACCGGGAAGCTGTCCGGACTGTTCGCGCCCCGGGAGGCCGGCGGACCCTCGCTGGTCGTCGCGGACAGCCGCATCGCGAACAACCGCTACGAGGGCGTCGCCGTCAGCGACGCCGCCGAGGTGCGGATAGCGAACAACACGATCGTCGGCGCGACCGACGGGATCAGGCTGCGCAACGTCTCGAGCTCGACGGTCGCCGACAACCGTGTGAACGGGAGCGTCGACGACGGGATGGCGTTCTCGTCGGTGACGGGGACGAACGTCACCGGTAACGTCCTCGCGGGCAACGGTGACGACGGCGTCTACCTCGTCGGCGACGGTAACACCCTCGCGGGCAACGACGCCCGCGACAACGGCGATGACGGCTTCGACCTGCACACAGGCGTCGACAACACCCTCGACTCGAACCGCGCGGTCGGAAACGGCGACGACGGGCTGTACATCCGCGACGCCGACGGCAACGCCGCGATAGCGAACGTCCTGCTCGACAACGGCGACGACGGCCTCGACGTCCGCGACGCGACCGCGAACGCCCTCCACAACAACACCGCCTGCGGCAACGACCACTACGACATCCAGATCCGACTCGGCGTCACCGGCAACGACGTCGAGGGGAACGACCGGAGCTGCTGA
- a CDS encoding DUF1616 domain-containing protein — MRRDPAGDGDGAIRSLPIDTPILIGYAIVAGAVIALGVVDGPLRVLLATPLVGVLPGYALLSVLFPGDRPADADRPTPWRLPLTDGLGWSERCSLSVVASLVLLPLIVVGLAVVGAPLATPSITATLVGVVVAGAVAGAVRRLRLPASSRYDLPSTRGTGTFGRPFGEGDGPNRADRVLSGAVAVAALLAVGGLAVGLAAPVDGESYTEAAVLTPGADGPVAGDYPASLSAGESTDLVVAVENRLGEAADYEVVLVLDRVEVDDSGETMTVLERSELTRFDLSLADGERTERDVSIAPDLIGEDLRLSVFVHRGEAPSSPSAETATEHLYLWVDVA; from the coding sequence ATGAGACGGGACCCCGCGGGCGACGGCGACGGAGCGATCCGGTCGCTGCCGATCGACACGCCGATCCTGATCGGGTATGCTATCGTCGCCGGTGCGGTCATCGCGCTCGGCGTCGTCGACGGCCCGCTTCGGGTGCTACTGGCCACGCCGCTCGTGGGAGTGCTTCCCGGATACGCCCTCCTGTCGGTGTTGTTTCCGGGCGATCGCCCCGCCGACGCCGACCGGCCGACGCCCTGGCGACTCCCGCTGACAGACGGGCTCGGCTGGTCGGAGCGCTGCTCGCTGTCCGTGGTCGCCAGCCTCGTGCTTCTCCCCCTGATCGTCGTCGGTCTCGCGGTCGTCGGCGCTCCGCTCGCGACACCCTCGATCACGGCGACGCTCGTGGGCGTCGTGGTCGCCGGAGCCGTCGCCGGCGCGGTCAGGCGACTGCGGCTCCCGGCGAGCAGCAGGTACGACCTCCCGTCGACGCGCGGAACCGGGACGTTCGGACGACCGTTCGGCGAGGGGGACGGACCGAACCGGGCCGACCGGGTTCTGAGCGGTGCGGTCGCGGTCGCGGCGCTTTTGGCGGTTGGCGGCCTCGCTGTGGGGCTGGCCGCGCCGGTCGACGGCGAGTCGTACACGGAGGCGGCCGTGCTCACCCCCGGCGCGGACGGTCCCGTCGCCGGCGACTACCCCGCCTCGCTGTCGGCCGGTGAGTCGACCGACCTCGTCGTTGCCGTCGAGAACCGCCTCGGCGAGGCGGCCGACTACGAGGTGGTGCTCGTGCTCGATCGGGTCGAGGTCGACGACTCGGGCGAGACGATGACTGTGCTCGAACGCAGCGAGCTGACGCGGTTCGACCTCTCGCTCGCCGACGGTGAACGGACCGAGCGCGACGTCTCGATCGCGCCCGACCTGATCGGCGAGGACCTCCGATTGAGCGTGTTCGTCCACCGCGGCGAGGCCCCGTCGTCGCCGTCGGCCGAGACGGCGACCGAGCACCTCTACCTCTGGGTCGACGTGGCGTGA
- a CDS encoding flippase gives MASSFVERIARGVKATFAANVVDMAANAALVLLLTRVLLTPDQFGTLNFALAAMSVVAILATLGIPKSAGRYVTQFVESDPGLVPHVVRRSLAFLLASSAVVAVGVVALGRPVATLVGQESLVPFLGIGAAYVVATALTQYVRELLRAFGRVEWSGIVRVVTGVGRVAGVVALVGLGFGIAGALAGYVVGYAVAALVGGGLLYVRLYRTYDPDPDPEAGLSRRIAEYSVPLTATRGANVLDKRVDVLLVGALLDMTAVGFYTVAKQVSDFVSMPASSFGFTVSPALSEQRERGETDRAARVYERSLTYVLLAYVPAVTGLALVAGPMVRYVFGADYLGAVPVVQVYAGFILVNAVNKVTSDGLDYLGRARSRAVIKSAMAVANAVLNLILIPRLGVVGAALATVITYTVYTGSNVYFIHQELSFEPGRVVRALATVCLVTVGMALSVWVALPYVSGIATLLATVLLGVVVWAVLSVAGGVLDPEEVADILG, from the coding sequence GTGGCATCGTCGTTCGTCGAGCGGATCGCACGCGGCGTCAAGGCGACGTTCGCCGCCAACGTCGTCGACATGGCCGCCAACGCGGCGCTGGTGCTCCTGTTGACGCGGGTGCTTCTCACCCCCGACCAGTTCGGCACGCTCAACTTCGCGCTGGCGGCGATGAGCGTCGTCGCCATCCTCGCGACCCTCGGCATCCCCAAGTCGGCCGGTCGGTACGTCACCCAGTTCGTCGAGTCCGACCCCGGACTCGTCCCGCACGTCGTCCGGCGATCGCTGGCGTTCCTGCTGGCGTCGTCGGCGGTCGTCGCCGTCGGCGTCGTCGCGCTCGGCCGTCCGGTCGCGACGCTCGTCGGCCAGGAGTCGCTCGTCCCGTTTCTCGGGATCGGCGCGGCCTACGTCGTCGCGACGGCGCTCACCCAGTACGTCCGCGAGCTGCTCCGGGCGTTCGGACGCGTGGAGTGGAGCGGGATCGTCCGCGTCGTCACCGGCGTCGGCCGCGTCGCTGGCGTCGTCGCGCTCGTCGGGCTGGGGTTCGGCATCGCCGGCGCGCTCGCGGGCTACGTCGTCGGCTACGCCGTCGCGGCGCTGGTCGGCGGCGGGCTCCTCTACGTTCGGCTGTATCGGACGTACGATCCCGACCCCGACCCCGAGGCCGGGCTCTCCCGCCGGATCGCCGAGTACAGCGTCCCGCTGACGGCGACTCGGGGAGCGAACGTCCTCGACAAGCGAGTCGACGTGCTCCTCGTCGGCGCGCTGCTGGACATGACGGCCGTCGGCTTCTACACCGTCGCCAAGCAGGTGTCGGACTTCGTGTCGATGCCGGCGTCGTCGTTCGGCTTCACCGTGTCGCCGGCGCTGAGCGAACAGCGCGAGCGCGGCGAGACCGACCGCGCCGCCAGGGTGTACGAGCGGTCGCTGACGTACGTCCTCCTGGCGTACGTGCCCGCGGTGACGGGGCTCGCGCTCGTGGCCGGCCCGATGGTCCGGTACGTCTTCGGGGCCGACTACCTCGGCGCTGTGCCGGTCGTCCAGGTGTACGCCGGCTTCATCCTCGTGAACGCCGTGAACAAGGTGACGAGCGACGGCCTCGATTACCTCGGTCGGGCCCGCTCGCGGGCGGTGATCAAGTCCGCGATGGCCGTCGCCAACGCGGTCCTCAACCTCATTCTCATCCCGCGGCTTGGCGTCGTCGGCGCGGCGCTGGCGACCGTGATCACCTACACCGTGTACACCGGATCGAACGTCTACTTCATCCATCAGGAGCTGTCGTTCGAACCCGGCAGGGTCGTCCGCGCGCTCGCGACCGTGTGTCTGGTGACCGTCGGGATGGCGCTGTCCGTGTGGGTCGCCCTGCCGTACGTGTCCGGGATCGCGACCCTCCTCGCCACGGTCCTACTCGGCGTCGTCGTCTGGGCCGTTCTCTCGGTCGCCGGCGGCGTCCTCGACCCCGAGGAAGTCGCCGATATCTTGGGGTGA
- a CDS encoding NAD-dependent epimerase/dehydratase family protein, which produces METHEDAATGAAEATTHSGSGTRTGPGSDALDPTAADHDLEGETVLITGGAGFVGSHLASALVDDAEVRVLDDLSNGDADAVPDGATLLEGDLLDGDPLERATDGVDVIFHQAGLVSVPLSIERPRESNRVNVAGTLAVLEAARREDARVVVASSVAVYGNPESVPIAESDPKEPTSPYATDKLAIDHYTRIYADLYGLETVALRYFNVYGPGQSAGEYAGVVSTFLEQARSGQPLTVEGDGSQTRDFVHVADVVRANLAAAATEHTGEAFNVATGESVSIRDLADVVVDVTGASAGVVHVDARPGDIERSRGDTEKARRLLRFEPRVDLRTGLAALASRPAPVR; this is translated from the coding sequence ATGGAGACGCACGAGGACGCGGCCACGGGTGCAGCCGAAGCGACAACCCACTCCGGATCCGGAACCCGAACCGGACCCGGATCTGACGCGCTCGATCCGACCGCCGCCGACCACGACCTCGAGGGTGAAACGGTACTGATAACCGGTGGAGCCGGCTTCGTCGGCAGTCACCTCGCGAGCGCGCTCGTCGACGACGCGGAGGTGCGCGTGCTCGACGACCTCTCGAACGGCGACGCCGACGCGGTGCCCGACGGCGCGACGCTGCTCGAGGGCGACCTGCTCGACGGGGACCCCTTGGAGCGCGCGACCGACGGCGTCGACGTGATCTTCCACCAGGCGGGACTGGTCAGCGTCCCGCTGTCGATCGAGCGCCCCCGCGAGAGCAACCGCGTCAACGTCGCCGGCACGCTCGCGGTGTTGGAGGCCGCCCGCCGAGAGGACGCCCGCGTCGTCGTCGCCTCCAGCGTCGCCGTCTACGGGAACCCCGAGTCGGTGCCGATCGCCGAAAGCGACCCCAAGGAGCCGACCTCGCCGTACGCGACCGACAAGCTCGCGATCGACCACTACACCAGGATATACGCCGACCTGTACGGCCTGGAGACGGTAGCGCTCCGCTACTTCAACGTCTACGGTCCCGGGCAGTCGGCCGGGGAGTACGCCGGCGTCGTGAGCACGTTTCTCGAGCAGGCGCGCTCCGGTCAGCCGCTCACCGTCGAGGGCGACGGCTCGCAGACGCGCGATTTCGTCCACGTCGCCGACGTGGTCCGAGCCAACCTCGCGGCCGCCGCGACCGAACACACCGGCGAGGCGTTCAACGTCGCCACCGGCGAGAGCGTCTCGATCCGCGACCTGGCCGACGTCGTCGTCGACGTGACCGGCGCGAGCGCCGGCGTCGTCCACGTCGACGCCCGACCCGGGGACATCGAGCGCAGTCGCGGCGACACCGAAAAGGCACGCCGACTCCTCCGGTTCGAACCGCGCGTCGACCTCCGGACGGGACTCGCCGCCCTCGCGAGTCGCCCGGCTCCGGTCCGGTGA
- a CDS encoding type IV pilin N-terminal domain-containing protein, with the protein MDIRHLLNDDRAVSPVIGVILMVAITVILAAVIGSFVLGLGNSVQQTAPNANYDLSYNDTGVTATHTGGDTIPSGETVALNVAGTQEASTTDGMSAGDSLEHNSVTGGDDVAVIWTSENGETSQTLAQGEVPS; encoded by the coding sequence ATGGATATCAGACATCTCCTGAACGACGACCGGGCAGTCAGTCCGGTCATCGGCGTGATCTTGATGGTGGCGATCACCGTCATCCTCGCGGCCGTCATCGGTTCGTTCGTACTCGGCCTGGGGAACAGCGTCCAACAGACGGCACCGAACGCGAACTACGACCTGAGCTACAACGACACCGGCGTCACCGCCACGCACACCGGTGGCGATACGATCCCGTCGGGTGAGACAGTCGCGCTAAACGTTGCAGGCACCCAAGAGGCCTCAACGACTGACGGAATGAGCGCTGGTGACTCTCTTGAACACAATAGCGTCACCGGTGGCGACGATGTCGCGGTCATCTGGACCTCCGAGAACGGCGAGACCTCCCAGACGCTCGCCCAGGGTGAGGTGCCCTCGTGA